The following coding sequences are from one Equus caballus isolate H_3958 breed thoroughbred chromosome 27, TB-T2T, whole genome shotgun sequence window:
- the LOC102148960 gene encoding low-density lipoprotein receptor-related protein 2-like isoform X3 produces MSGDGGSKARPGRPLRPACGSLGRGRLQPGGAGTQGGLSRALSPLVPSTGMGRQALLLLLLRVLAALGGLGGSEMADEVKCNLTRQAACGGSCIPVAWLCNGEQECPDGTDEQCEEICHGHPQAWQCDDGKCISVSWLCDGVGDCLDGSDEVDCERLTGCLDQKIQCPGNSQCRDAWELCDVHKDCEDGFDKARCPRNHCLAGQWQCKNKVCVMDSWKCDGIDNCGDSSDEEVCASCPEGMVRCDEGKCILESLMCDGEADCMDGTDEPTTCGKNCSLANGGCEGQCSDTQWGVQCSCGTGWQLQLDGQSCGDVDECSTAYSPCGQLCHNTPGSYSCECTQGHQLYNGTDCRVTGDAVKILIATDQELGVLNRRTGSYETLIPIKSRPTSVAYDLERNMYFWVDEVLNVFVLGKPNSVSLYPELKTVNSISLDWVTGQLYWASSLTRVIYAGLSDGRGYVKILEKDLVPEQLIVFPEKRSLYWVNRGEKGMRTIETAGMDGSDRKSIETVNVDGTRRHTFPEIFLPHEEPIGLAVFENSFLWASKIQLFHTSPHAPKKREVLLNTSISAFSVLHKSRQPKSRYPACVPGSCSHLCLLSPIHPKGYKCVCPEGMFLLPSGSCTELKLVFSSGKRLYLLKVGFMGSAIEKTLVQEHPGNIYLLDIDWKRNLIYWTDAQGQLLYSTGYSGENQEIWTEHTVCSASVDISTGDLYWLPCDRSAIQKTRITGPDTDTLYRTGSIILHLLLDWPKRMLYWVESGKYLQSMTFDGKNRQEVWRGTWTAETHVALDLGASSILWTTKGLGLQSLSLLKNRTYTLNKTWSDGIIAAHEPYLVTVNRAALMLWNRRMVEPFSVSKEPHIRKMIILAEDQQVPDPEAEEVATTTPPTRPPPPPLLCTRSSVPCRNGQECISRENLCNGELDCQDGSDEENCSQFCNKPGVFQCLDGDKCIEEKYHCDGARQCLDGSDEWDCWKPTEDCSLRCDNKTRCIPKSWLCDGHPDCADKKDEQRCIHEKCGTSEFRCRNGQCISYSLRCDGNQDCLDHSDEEGCPAAWPLRCPGGEVKCPRSGECVLADWICDHDLDCKDGTDEKDCDPEELRCGSRQWSCASGDQCVPDSWLCDGQRDCRDGSDEAGCPPEKCQSSEFQCRSHACLNVSLVCDGKEDCADGSDEGGKCSSSACGQAQCSHSCYKSPQGPTCACEQGFELKSSGQICKDVDECQKLGGQPCSQTCVNTRGSYSCTCHPGYLLEPDGHTCKATGPEPILLVAIQFNLLLYGLRSLKEDILATTDKNLIIFSIDYDLVEQKVFWTDLGAESIKWISMDTKKKGTMVKGMKSDCIVVDWIGRNLYWMDGTAGRILAIQLTAIWRGKSEYTIVLDDDLNQARSLALDPLNGLMYWSEIGGEPQIEQAGMDGSSRKILINQGLGWPTSIALDQLSWKIFWSDDKFHCIGSANLDGTGISMLQLTQIKNPFSVAVFEDEVFWSEMKTRTVQRMKKTTGKNRAVLIKRFEQPYGLKIMHAVLQPRSSNPCLDTGCSHLCLLSPRSKGSCHCPVGLLLADDGISCVPLEESAFLFLVFPTVITQIYVKNLETSLGQATLPEHRILPFTNVNQLASVDYLVQEKTLYLSESDSGDIRLLRLKESGKLSWRKIISVEGTVIDLAVDWFSGNIYWIDSENPHISVASSKGQYSTVLFSENLYRPTSVVLHPPTAIMCFVDQGSQEDSKRGSSIECASMDGSRRKVLWQKSEVPVGLTFSDSETRVYWADAGRGLIESIQQDGSRYRVDRRGIQGLNLFTYGQGMMFWTTIDDAQITKVWYSKAELVENRWFQVDQKIVDLKVYSKLNQQGSNSCSKDNGGCSHICLPNPEGQTCKCPRGYYLADTSKCIEAAQCAAPLQSCKDGQKCIPMEQVCDGRADCLDGSDEMGCTYPDKTHSTPTPKKPEAGKRLTPKAAHSLQAPKSTKASYQDPEGMNYPVRRTLNPLIPARESKTSDTKERGASVRPKDSQMSKHLPCSSDFCNGRGICTMEGELRKCSCLMEYGGEFCEEAVRGPAPGYIALSLIITLSVVLVALGAYVYFKREHEFKRNSTASSRNSTCYKESDQEEVNLMNSETFVNEAYDEQELLTSLQTD; encoded by the exons AGGAAATATGTCACGGACATCCACAGGCCTGGCAGTGTGATGACGGGAAATGCATTTCTGTTAGCTGGCTTTGTGATGGTGTTGGTGACTGCTTAGATGGCTCCGATGAGGTTGACTGTG AGAGATTGACAGGGTGTCTAGACCAAAAAATCCAATGTCCAGGAAATTCTCAGTGTCGTGATGCCTGGGAACTCTGTGATGTCCATAAGGACTGTGAGGATGGGTTTGACAAAGCGCGCTGCCCTCGGAACCATTGCCTGGCTGGCCAGTGGCAGTGCAAGAACAAGGTGTGTGTCATGGATAGCTGGAAGTGTGATGGCATCGACAACTGTGGGGACTCCTCAGATGAGGAAGTCTGTG CTTCCTGTCCAGAAGGCATGGTTAGATGTGATGAAGGCAAATGCATCCTAGAATCCCTGATGTGTGATGGGGAAGCAGACTGCATGGATGGTACTGATGAACCCACTACATGTG GTAAAAACTGCTCTCTGGCCAACGGGGGCTGTGAGGGGCAGTGCAGTGACACACAGTGGGGTGTCCAGTGTTCATGTGGAACTGGATGGCAGTTACAGCTGGACGGTCAGAGCTGTGGAG ATGTGGATGAGTGCTCTACGGCCTACAGTCCTTGTGGCCAGCTGTGTCATAATACACCAGGCTCTTACTCCTGTGAGTGTACTCAAGGTCACCAGCTCTACAATGGCACCGACTGTCGAGTTACAG GTGATGCTGTTAAAATTCTTATCGCAACAGACCAAGAGCTTGGTGTCCTGAATCGAAGAACAGGCAGTTATGAGACTCTGATACCTATAAAATCAAGGCCAACTTCTGTTGCATATGATCTTGAGAGAAACATGTACTTCTGGGTGGATGAAGTCTTAAATGTTTTTGTCCTTGGGAAGCCAAACTCTGTTTCCCTCTATCCAG AACTTAAAACAGTGAACAGCATCTCTTTGGACTGGGTCACGGGGCAGTTGTATTGGGCTAGCAGCCTCACAAGAGTCATCTATGCTGGTTTAAGTGATGGCAGAGGCTACGTCAAAATTTTGGAAAAGGACCTGGTGCCAGAGCAGCTGATAGTGTTTCCTGAAAAGAG GTCCTTGTACTGGGTAAATCGAGGTGAGAAAGGCATGAGGACTATTGAAACTGCAGGGATGGACGGCTCTGATAGGAAG TCCATAGAGACGGTAAACGTGGATGGTACCAGAAGGCACACCTTTCCTGAGATCTTCTTGCCACATGAAGAGCCAATAGGACTAGCTGTATTTGAGAACTCTTTCCTCTGGGCAAGTAAAATACAGCTGTTTCATACCTCACCCCATGCCCCAAAGAAGAGAGAGGTGCTGCTGAATACCTCCATATCTGCTTTCTCAGTCCTCCACAAATCCAGGCAGCCTAAGA GCAGATACCCAGCATGTGTTCCAGGTTCTTGTAGCCACCTGTGTCTCCTCTCCCCCATCCATCCCAAGGGCTATAAGTGTGTTTGTCCAGAGGGGATGTTTCTTTTACCTTCTGGCTCGTGTACTG AGTTAAAACTTGTCTTTTCTTCTGGCAAACGTCTCTACTTGTTGAAAGTTGGTTTTATGGGAAGTGCTATAGAGAAGACCCTAGTTCAagagcatcctgggaacatctatTTACTAGATATTGACTGGAAAAGAAACCTCATCTACTGGACAGATGCCCAGGGACAACTGTTGTACTCAACTGGCTATTCAGGAGAAAATCAAGAGATCTGGACAGAGCATACAG TCTGCTCAGCAAGTGTGGACATATCCACTGGGGACTTGTACTGGCTCCCCTGTGACAGAAGTGCTATTCAGAAGACTAGAATCACTGGCCCAGACACAGATACCCTCTACAGAACGGGCAGCATTATACTGCATCTTCTTCTTGATTGGCCAAAGAGAATGCTCTACTGGGTAGAAAGTGGGAAATACTTGCAAAGTATGACCTTCGATGGCAAAAACAGACAAGAAGTCTGGAGAGGCACCTGGACAGCAGAAACCCATGTGGCCTTAGACCTCGGTGCATCTAGCATCCTCTGGACCACTAAAGGGTTAG GGTTGCAAAGTCTGAGTCTCCTAAAAAATAGAACCTACACTTTGAACAAGACCTGGAGTGACGGCATTATAGCGGCCCATGAGCCCTACCTGGTGACCGTGAACAGAGCAGCTCTTATGCTGTGGAACAGGAGGATGGTGGAGCCCTTCTCGGTGTCAAAAGAGCCACACATCAGGAAAATGATCATCCTGGCAGAGGACCAGCAGGTTCCTG ATCCTGAGGCTGAAGAAGTAGCCACAACCACCCCTCCTACTCGTCCTCCACCACCCCCTCTACTTTGCACCCGATCCTCTGTGCCCTGTCGGAATGGGCAGGAATGCATTTCTCGGGAGAACCTCTGCAACGGCGAGCTGGACTGTCAGGATGGCTCGGATGAAGAGAACTGCTCCCAGTTCTGCAACAAACCAG GGGTCTTCCAGTGTCTGGATGGAGACAAGTGCATTGAGGAGAAGTACCACTGTGATGGGGCTCGGCAGTGCTTGGATGGCTCTGATGAGTGGGACTGCTGGAAGCCCACCGAGGATTGTTCTCTGCGTTGTGACAACAAGACCCGCTGTATCCCTAAGAGCTGGCTTTGTGATGGCCACCCAGACTGTGCTGacaaaaaagatgaacaaagatgTA TTCATGAAAAATGCGGCACATCTGAATTTAGATGTAGGAATGGCCAATGCATATCTTACTCTCTGCGTTGTGATGGCAACCAAGACTGCCTGGACCACTCAGATGAAGAAGGCTGTCCTGCTGCCTGGCCGCTGCGGTGCCCAGGAGGGGAGGTGAAGTGCCCAAGGAGTGGAGAATGTGTGTTGGCAGACTGGATATGTGACCACGACTTAGACTGCAAAGATGGAACCGATGAGAAG GACTGTGACCCTGAGGAGCTTCGCTGTGGCTCCAGGCAGTGGTCCTGTGCCAGTGGAGACCAGTGTGTGCCTGACTCGTGGCTCTGTGATGGGCAGCGTGACTGCAGGGACGGCAGTGATGAGGCTGGAT GCCCCCCTGAGAAGTGCCAGAGTTCTGAGTTCCAGTGTCGCTCCCATGCCTGCCTCAACGTCAGCCTGGTGTGTGACGGGAAGGAGGACTGTGCCGATGGCTCGGATGAAGGTGGAAAGTGCTCGTCATCAGCATGCGGCCAAGCGCAGTGTTCTCACTCCTGCTACAAGTCCCCACAGGGGCCT ACATGTGCTTGTGAGCAAGGCTTTGAGCTGAAGAGCAGTGGCCAAATCTGCAAGGATGTGGATGAGTGCCAGAAGTTGGGTGGTCAGCCTTGCAGTCAGACCTGTGTCAATACCAGGGGCTCCTACAGCTGTACCTGTCATCCTGGCTACTTGCTGGAGCCTGATGGCCACACCTGTAAAGCAACAG GTCCTGAACCAATCCTGCTTGTGGCAATTCAGTTTAACCTGCTCCTCTACGGATTGAGGAGCTTGAAAGAAGATATTCTGGCAACTACAGACAAGAACttgattattttctctattgactATGACCTCGTGGAGCAGAAAGTCTTCTGGACAGATCTCGGTGCGGAAAGTATCAAGTGGATCAGCATGGACACGAAGAAGAAAGGGACCATGGTGAAAG GGATGAAGTCAGACTGTATAGTGGTTGACTGGATCGGGAGAAATCTCTACTGGATGGATGGGACAGCTGGCCGGATTTTGGCAATTCAGTTGACTGCTATTTGGAGAGGAAAATCTGAGTACACGATCGTCCTGGACGACGACTTGAATCAAGCACGGTCTTTGGCTTTAGATCCCCTAAATGG GTTAATGTACTGGTCTGAAATTGGAGGAGAACCTCAAATAGAACAAGCTGGAATGGATGGTAGCAGCAGAAAAATACTCATCAATCAAGGTCTTGGCTGGCCAACTAGCATAGCTCTTGACCAGTTGAGTTGGAAGATATTCTGGTCTGATGACAAATTTCACTGTATTGGCTCTGCCAATCTAGATGGTACTGGTATTAGT ATGTTGCAGCTAACACAAATCAAGAACCCCTTTTCGGTCGCTGTGTTTGAAGATGAAGTCTTCTGGTCTGAAATGAAGACGAGAACAGTACAGCGCATGAAGAAGACGACAGGCAAGAACAGGGCTGTCCTCATCAAGCGTTTTGAACAGCCTTATGGACTCAAG ATAATGCATGCTGTGCTACAGCCCAGGTCTTCTAATCCTTGTCTGGACACAGGATGTTCTCACTTGTGCCTTCTGAGCCCACGATCCAAGGGAAGCTGTCATTGCCCAGTTGGACTCCTGCTTGCAGATGACGGCATCAGCTGTGTTCCACTCGAGGAGTCTGCGTTTCTGTTCCTTGTGTTTCCCACAGTTATCACACAG ATTTATGTGAAAAATCTAGAAACTTCGCTAGGACAAGCAACTTTACCAGAACATAGGATACTTCCCTTTACCAATGTGAACCAGCTTGCGTCAGTGGATTACCTTGTCCAGGAAAAGACCCTCTACCTTTCAGAGTCGGATAGTGGTGATATCAGACTGCTGAGGCTCAAAGAATCTGGAAAGCTCTCTTGGAGGAAAATCATATCTGTGGAGGGGACAGTGATCGACCTTGCTGTGGACTGGTTCAGTGGAAACATATATTGGATTGACAGTGAGAATCCTCACATCAGTGTAGCTTCCTCAAAAGGCCAGTATTCCACTGTCTTGTTCAGTGAAAATCTTTACCGCCCAACCTCTGTTGTGCTCCACCCACCTACTGCAATCATGTGCTTTGTGGACCAGGGTTCCCAGGAGGACAGTAAGCGTGGCTCCAGCATTGAATGTGCCTCCATGGATGGCAGCAGGAGGAAGGTGCTGTGGCAGAAATCTGAGGTCCCTGTGGGCCTGACCTTTTCAGATTCAGAGACCCGAGTGTACTGGGCTGACGCTG GGAGAGGACTcatagaaagcattcaacaagatggCTCTAGATACAGAGTAGACCGCAGAGGCATTCAGGGCCTTAACCTCTTTACGTATGGCCAAGGCATGATGTTCTGGACAACAATTGATGACG CTCAAATCACTAAAGTTTGGTACAGCAAGGCAGAACTTGTAGAAAACCGGTGGTTCCAAGTAGACCAGAAGATTGTGGATTTAAAAGTTTATAGTAAACTTAATCAACAGG GTAGTAACAGCTGCTCAAAAGACAATGGAGGATGTAGCCATATTTGTTTACCAAACCCTGAAGGACAGACTTGTAAATGTCCCCGTGGGTACTACTTGGCCGACACAAGCAAATGTATTGAAGCTGCCCAATGCGCTGCACCATTACAGTCCTGTAAGGATGGCCAGAAATGCATTCCCATGGAGCAAGTGTGTGATGGTCGTGCAGACTGTCTGGATGGATCTGATGAAATGGGCT GTACCTATCCAGATAAAACCCATTCAACACCAACACCTAAAAAGCCAGAGGCTGGAAAAAGATTGACTCCAAAAGCAGCCCACTCTCTCCAGGCTCCCAAGTCCACCAAGGCTAGCTATCAGGATCCAGAAGGGATGAATTATCCTGTCAGGAGAACACTAAACCCTCTGATTCCTGCTAGAGAAAGCAAGACCTCAGACACCAAGGAAAGAGGGGCATCTGTTCGGCCCAAAGACTCACAGATGTCAAAACATTTGCCCTGTAGCAGCGATTTCTGTAATGGGAGGGGAATCTGTACCATGGAAGGTGAGCTGAGAAAATGCAGCTGTCTGATGGAATATGGCGGAGAGTTCTGCGAAGAGGCAGTGCGCGGACCTGCCCCTGGCTACATCGCCCTCAGCTTAATCATTACCTTATCAGTTGTTCTGGTGGCTCTGGGAGCATACGTATATTTCAAAAGAGAACACGAATTTAAAAG AAACAGTACAGCATCATCGAGAAATTCGACCTGCTATAAAGAAAGTGACCAAGAAGAAGTAAATCTAATGAATAGTGAGACTTTTGTCAATGAAGCCTATGATGAACAG GAATTGTTAACCTCTTTACAGACTGACTAA